In Vanessa atalanta chromosome 17, ilVanAtal1.2, whole genome shotgun sequence, one DNA window encodes the following:
- the LOC125070559 gene encoding uncharacterized protein LOC125070559: MQSADMEILIEIDKNKWPELRDLYRNNWPKNAVAYCILDTHISYPNLSKIFNFKVYCPHGDLLNGMVAIIEQDDYIIMIHPVDDIKKLEEALATTRLIKWNKQFIVPSATSEVEDCMKRIEHIGKRVKGEKALKHILSRDNPKFENLTLPPNTYIGPLKPEHIKFIDKKWTYTHETTYKFFEALMNNDLTYALYSTDDCLLAWVVIDTSGSLTHLYCVDGHRRKGYAEFLLKYVINEQLSKGKDTLAYTLENNPKANRLFDKLKFEQNECVKWLILY, translated from the exons ATGCAGTCAGCAGACATGGAAATTTTGATAGAAATCGATAAAAACAAATGGCCAGAACTTCGAGATTTGTACAGAAATAATTGGCCGAAGAATGCAGTGGCGTATTGTATTCTGGATACGCATATATCGTAtccaaatttaagtaaaattttcaattttaaagtatattgtcCTCACGGAGACTTACTCAATGGAATGGTTGCGATCATTGAACAG gatgattatataattatgattcacCCAGtagatgacataaaaaaattagaagaaGCCCTCGCTACTACCAGGTTAATCAAATGGAACAAACAATTTATCGTACCTTCGGCTACTTCAGAAGTTGAAGACTGTATGAAACGAATCGAGCACATTGGTAAAAGAGTTAAAGGTGAAAAAGCTTTGAAGCATATATTGAGCAGAGATAATCCTAAATTTGAAAATCTAAC attgccaccaaatacatatataggtcCGCTTAAACcagaacatataaaatttattgataagaaATGGACATATACCCATGAAACCACTTACAAGTTTTTTGAAGCATTAATGAACAACGATCTTACTTATGCTCTATATTCTACAGACGACTGCCTTTTAGCTTGGGTAGTAATTGATACTAGCGGCTCGCTAACGCACTTGTACTGTGTAGACGGTCACAGAAGAAAAGGTTACGCtgaatttttactaaaatatgttatcaaTGAACAATTAAGCAAGGGAAAGGATACACTGGCTTATACATTGGAAAATAATCCTAAAGCAAACAGACTGTTcgataaattgaaatttgagCAAAATGAATGCGTGAAATGGCTAATTCTATACTAA